The following are encoded together in the Pseudomonas xantholysinigenes genome:
- a CDS encoding MlaD family protein, protein METRAHHVLIGLVTVLVVAGAMLFGLWLTKSSVDDAFKDYEVVFNEAVSGLSRGSPVQYNGIKVGDVSSLRLDPKDPRRVLARVRLSGDTPVKEDTQAKLTLAGVTGNAFIQLSGGTPQSPELKGKDGKLAVIIASPSPISRLLNDSSDLVTNINLLLHNANLMFSESNIERLSNTLANLEQTTGAFASQKGGIADAIEQLAQVGKQANATLAETQALMRNANGLLGTQGKQAIGSAEQAMQSLAESTATINSLLKDNRQSLDDGAQGLNQIAPAIRELRETLNSLKGISRRLEADPSGYLLGRDNNKEFQP, encoded by the coding sequence ATGGAAACCCGAGCTCATCATGTCTTGATCGGCCTGGTCACCGTGCTGGTGGTGGCCGGCGCCATGCTGTTCGGCCTGTGGCTGACCAAGTCCAGCGTCGACGATGCCTTCAAGGATTACGAAGTGGTGTTCAACGAGGCGGTGTCGGGCCTGAGCCGCGGCAGCCCAGTGCAGTACAACGGCATCAAGGTCGGCGACGTCAGCAGCCTGCGCCTGGACCCGAAGGACCCGCGCCGGGTGCTGGCACGGGTACGCCTGAGCGGCGATACCCCGGTCAAGGAAGACACCCAGGCCAAGCTGACCCTGGCCGGGGTGACCGGCAACGCGTTCATCCAGCTCAGCGGCGGCACCCCGCAAAGCCCGGAACTCAAGGGCAAGGACGGCAAGCTGGCGGTGATCATCGCCTCGCCCTCGCCGATATCGCGCCTGCTCAATGACAGCAGCGACCTGGTGACCAACATCAACCTGCTGCTGCACAACGCCAACCTGATGTTCTCCGAAAGCAACATCGAGCGCCTGAGCAACACCCTGGCCAATCTCGAGCAGACCACCGGCGCCTTCGCCAGCCAGAAGGGCGGCATCGCCGACGCCATCGAGCAACTGGCCCAGGTCGGTAAGCAGGCCAACGCCACCCTCGCCGAGACCCAGGCGCTGATGCGCAACGCCAACGGCCTGCTCGGCACCCAGGGCAAGCAGGCCATCGGCAGCGCCGAGCAGGCCATGCAGTCGCTGGCCGAGAGCACCGCCACCATCAACAGCCTGCTCAAGGACAACCGCCAGTCCCTGGACGACGGTGCCCAGGGCCTGAATCAGATCGCCCCGGCGATTCGTGAGCTGCGCGAGACCCTCAATTCGCTCAAGGGCATCTCCCGGCGCCTGGAAGCCGACCCGAGCGGCTACCTGCTGGGCCGCGACAACAACAAGGAGTTCCAGCCATGA
- a CDS encoding ABC-type transport auxiliary lipoprotein family protein has protein sequence MTPSLRLAFAATTLSLVSACSILPQSEPVDIYRLPVNQSARAAAPLDWSLRLNKPLASETLAGPRIAVIPQGDVISSYKGARWSDPVPMLVRNRLLDGFQRDGRVQRLSADDSNLQADYELGGELQAFQSEYRAGGAVEVVIRYDARLVQGRSQRILASKRFEVRQPLNDNKVPAVVAGFGTASDQLARQVIDWTVSQAQAKNQ, from the coding sequence ATGACCCCGTCGCTGCGCCTGGCCTTCGCCGCCACCACCCTGAGCCTGGTTTCGGCCTGTTCGATCCTGCCGCAAAGCGAGCCTGTGGATATCTACCGTCTGCCGGTGAACCAGTCGGCCCGCGCCGCCGCGCCGCTGGACTGGTCGCTGCGCCTGAACAAGCCGCTGGCCAGCGAGACCCTGGCCGGGCCGCGTATCGCGGTGATCCCCCAGGGTGACGTGATCAGCAGCTACAAGGGCGCACGCTGGAGCGACCCGGTGCCGATGCTGGTACGCAACCGCCTGCTCGACGGCTTCCAGCGCGATGGCCGGGTACAGCGCTTGAGCGCCGACGACAGCAACCTGCAGGCCGACTACGAACTGGGTGGCGAACTACAGGCGTTCCAGAGCGAATACCGCGCCGGCGGGGCAGTGGAGGTGGTGATTCGCTACGATGCACGGCTGGTGCAGGGCCGGAGCCAGCGCATCCTCGCCAGCAAGCGCTTCGAAGTGCGCCAGCCGTTGAACGACAACAAGGTTCCGGCAGTGGTCGCCGGCTTCGGCACGGCCAGCGACCAACTGGCGCGCCAGGTGATCGACTGGACCGTCAGCCAGGCTCAGGCGAAGAACCAGTAG
- a CDS encoding nucleoside recognition domain-containing protein — MLNGLWLGFFLVAAISALAQWLVGGNAGIFAAMVESIFAMAKLSVEVMVLLFGTLTLWLGFLKIAEKAGIVEWLAKVLGPLFARLMPEVPPGHPALGLITMNFAANGLGLDNAATPIGLKAMRALQELNPSSTTASNAQILFLVLNASSLTLLPVTVFMYRAQQGAPDPTMVFLPILLATSCSTLVGLLSVAVMQRLRLWDPVVLAYLIPGALLLGGFMAFLGTLSAAALASLSSILGNLTLFGVIILFLVIGALRRVQVYEAFVEGAKEGFDVAKSLLPYLVAMLVAVGVLRASGALELALDGIRHAVNWMGLDTRFVEGLPTALVKPFSGSAARAMLIETMQTQGVDSFPALVAATIQGSTETTFYVLAVYFGAVGIQRVRHAVGCALLAELSGVIAAIFVCYWFFA; from the coding sequence AAGCTGTCGGTGGAAGTCATGGTCTTGCTGTTCGGCACCCTGACCCTGTGGCTGGGCTTCCTGAAAATCGCCGAGAAGGCCGGCATCGTTGAATGGCTGGCCAAGGTCCTCGGCCCACTGTTCGCCCGGCTGATGCCGGAAGTGCCGCCCGGCCACCCGGCCCTGGGCCTGATCACCATGAACTTCGCCGCCAATGGCCTGGGCCTGGACAACGCCGCCACGCCCATCGGCCTGAAGGCCATGCGCGCGCTGCAGGAGCTCAACCCCAGCAGCACCACGGCGAGCAATGCGCAGATCCTGTTCCTGGTGCTCAACGCCTCGTCGCTGACCCTGCTGCCGGTGACCGTCTTCATGTACCGCGCCCAGCAAGGCGCGCCCGATCCGACCATGGTGTTCCTGCCGATCCTGCTGGCGACCAGCTGCTCGACCCTGGTCGGCCTGCTGTCGGTGGCGGTGATGCAGCGCCTGCGCCTGTGGGATCCGGTGGTGCTCGCCTACCTGATTCCCGGCGCCCTGCTGCTGGGCGGTTTCATGGCGTTCCTCGGCACCCTGTCGGCGGCCGCGTTGGCCAGCCTGTCGTCGATCCTCGGCAACCTTACGCTGTTCGGGGTGATCATCCTGTTCCTGGTGATCGGCGCGTTGCGGCGGGTGCAAGTCTACGAGGCCTTCGTCGAAGGCGCCAAGGAAGGCTTCGACGTGGCCAAGAGCCTGCTGCCTTACCTGGTGGCGATGCTGGTGGCAGTCGGCGTGTTGCGCGCCTCAGGGGCGCTGGAGCTGGCCCTGGACGGCATTCGCCATGCGGTGAACTGGATGGGCCTGGATACGCGTTTCGTCGAAGGGCTGCCCACCGCGCTGGTCAAGCCGTTCTCCGGCAGCGCGGCGCGGGCCATGCTGATCGAGACCATGCAGACCCAGGGCGTGGACAGCTTCCCAGCCTTGGTGGCGGCGACCATCCAGGGCAGCACCGAGACCACCTTCTATGTGCTGGCAGTCTACTTCGGCGCGGTGGGCATCCAGCGTGTGCGCCACGCCGTGGGGTGCGCCCTGCTGGCCGAGCTGTCCGGGGTGATCGCGGCAATCTTCGTCTGCTACTGGTTCTTCGCCTGA